A single window of Acidobacteriota bacterium DNA harbors:
- a CDS encoding 2-isopropylmalate synthase, giving the protein MAKDRLIIFDTTLRDGEQSPGFSMNTDEKIRLARQIEALGADIIEAGFPIASDDDAHAVELIAQEIRRPVIAALARCNPADIERAGESLRPAERSRIHTFIATSDLHLERKLRIGRDECLRAVTDGVTQARGYTDDVEFSAEDATRSDMDFLCRVVETAMAAGATTINLPDTVGYCTPEEIEEFFAEVRGRVRGADGVVFSAHCHDDLGLAVANSLAAMRAGVRQVECTINGIGERAGNASLEEIVMATRVKPDRLPYATAIDTTQLVQTSRLLAELTQEPVQANKAIVGRNAFAHEAGIHQDGVIKDRRTYEIMTPADVGVESTLVLGKHSGRHAVKKRCQDLGHELSRFELDRVYREVIALADRQKSVSDDDVTAIVARLQAAAPVAATGRGVA; this is encoded by the coding sequence ATGGCCAAGGACAGATTGATCATCTTCGACACCACCCTGCGCGACGGCGAGCAGTCGCCCGGATTCTCGATGAACACGGACGAGAAGATACGGCTCGCGCGCCAGATCGAGGCGCTCGGCGCCGACATCATCGAGGCGGGCTTTCCGATTGCGTCCGACGACGACGCGCACGCCGTGGAGCTCATCGCGCAGGAGATACGGCGCCCGGTGATCGCGGCCCTCGCGCGCTGCAATCCGGCCGACATCGAGCGGGCCGGCGAGTCGCTCCGTCCGGCGGAGCGCTCGCGCATCCACACCTTCATCGCCACCTCGGACCTGCACCTGGAGCGCAAGCTGCGGATCGGCCGGGACGAGTGCCTGCGGGCGGTGACCGACGGCGTGACCCAGGCGCGGGGCTATACGGACGACGTCGAGTTCTCGGCCGAGGACGCGACCCGCAGCGACATGGACTTCCTGTGCAGGGTGGTCGAGACGGCCATGGCCGCCGGGGCGACGACCATCAACCTGCCCGACACCGTCGGCTATTGCACGCCTGAGGAGATCGAGGAGTTCTTCGCCGAGGTGCGCGGCCGGGTGCGCGGCGCCGACGGCGTCGTCTTCAGCGCCCACTGTCACGACGACCTCGGCCTGGCCGTGGCCAACTCGCTGGCCGCGATGCGGGCCGGCGTGCGCCAGGTGGAGTGCACCATCAACGGCATCGGGGAGCGCGCGGGCAACGCTTCGCTGGAAGAGATCGTCATGGCGACGCGGGTCAAGCCCGACCGCCTGCCCTACGCGACCGCAATCGATACCACCCAGCTCGTGCAGACGAGCCGGCTGCTGGCCGAGCTGACGCAGGAGCCGGTGCAGGCTAACAAGGCCATCGTCGGCCGCAACGCGTTCGCGCACGAGGCGGGGATTCACCAGGACGGCGTGATCAAGGACCGCCGCACCTACGAGATCATGACCCCCGCGGACGTCGGCGTCGAGTCGACGCTCGTCCTCGGCAAGCACTCCGGGCGGCACGCGGTGAAGAAGCGCTGCCAGGATCTCGGACACGAGCTGAGCCGGTTCGAGCTCGATCGGGTCTACCGGGAGGTCATCGCCCTGGCCGACCGCCAGAAGTCGGTCAGCGACGACGACGTGACGGCGATCGTGGCGCGTCTGCAGGCCGCCGCACCGGTTGCCGCGACCGGCCGGGGCGTGGCCTGA
- the leuB gene encoding 3-isopropylmalate dehydrogenase: protein MHANIALLPGDGIGPEVVDAAADVLQAVAAGRGHDFALTRSRFGAAALRAGDPPLPPATLDTCLAADAVLLGAVGDPAFSEGPRERRPETGLLELRKALGVYANLRPARVWPGLEDGGSLRPDTLHGVDLLIVRELIGGIYFGEPRGRTDDRREAFDTMRYAAHEIERIAVVAFESARGRRKLVTSVDKANVLESSRLWREVVTEVAARYPDVDLEHQLVDSCAMRLVSAPGSFDVMLAGNLFGDILSDEAGAVVGSLGLLPSASVGGGGGLFEPVHGSAPDIAGKNAANPVGAIASAAMLLRHALGLGDEADAVETAIGGALDAGCRTADLAREGESSLRCTEMTRAIIDRLASG, encoded by the coding sequence ATGCACGCCAACATCGCGCTGCTGCCCGGGGACGGGATCGGTCCCGAAGTCGTGGACGCCGCGGCGGACGTCCTGCAGGCGGTCGCCGCGGGTCGCGGCCACGACTTCGCCCTGACCCGCTCGCGCTTCGGGGCCGCCGCCCTGCGCGCCGGCGATCCGCCCCTGCCGCCCGCCACGCTCGATACCTGCCTGGCGGCGGACGCGGTGCTGCTCGGCGCGGTAGGCGATCCGGCTTTCAGCGAGGGACCGCGGGAGCGCCGCCCGGAGACGGGATTGCTGGAGCTGCGCAAGGCGCTCGGTGTCTACGCCAACCTGCGCCCGGCGCGGGTCTGGCCGGGGCTCGAGGACGGGGGCTCGCTGCGGCCGGACACCCTGCACGGCGTCGACTTGCTCATCGTCCGGGAGCTGATCGGCGGCATCTATTTCGGCGAGCCGCGCGGCCGGACGGACGACCGGCGGGAGGCCTTCGACACGATGCGCTACGCCGCGCACGAGATCGAGCGCATCGCGGTCGTCGCGTTCGAGAGCGCCCGCGGCCGGCGGAAGCTGGTCACGTCGGTGGACAAGGCGAACGTGCTCGAGTCCTCGCGGTTGTGGCGGGAAGTGGTCACCGAGGTGGCCGCGCGCTATCCGGACGTGGACCTCGAGCACCAGCTCGTCGATTCGTGCGCCATGCGGCTGGTCTCGGCCCCGGGATCGTTCGACGTCATGCTGGCCGGTAACCTCTTCGGCGACATCCTCTCCGACGAGGCCGGCGCGGTGGTCGGCTCGCTGGGGCTCCTGCCGTCGGCCAGCGTCGGGGGCGGGGGCGGCCTGTTCGAGCCGGTGCACGGCTCCGCGCCCGACATCGCCGGCAAGAACGCCGCGAACCCGGTCGGCGCCATCGCCTCGGCCGCCATGCTGCTGCGCCACGCACTCGGCCTGGGCGACGAGGCCGATGCCGTCGAGACGGCGATCGGCGGCGCGCTCGACGCCGGCTGCCGGACGGCCGACCTGGCGCGGGAGGGGGAGTCGTCGCTGCGCTGCACGGAGATGACGCGCGCGATCATCGACCGGCTCGCTTCCGGATAG